The sequence CGTCGCCATGGGCGAAGTTGATCATGCCGATGATGCCGTAGACCATCGTGTAGCCGATGGCGATGAGCCCGTAGATCGAGCCGAGCGTCAGCCCGTTGATGAGCTGCTGAAGAAAATAATCCATAGACGAAACGACCCTCGTCCCATGCGCCGCGGCGCCTCCGGGCGCCGGCGGCCGCTCTCCCCGGCCGGTTCCGGCCTCTTCTTCTCACGTTCCAGCACTTAAGCCGCTCGCGTGCACGGCGTCCATAGCCGCTTGCGAGATTTTTGTTCAAGCCCGTTATCCGTGCCCCTTGCGCAAGGAACGGGCAGAGCGGCCGGCCGGCATGGGGAAGGCGCGGGCATGAAAAATCCCGCGGGCGCGGGGCTCGCGGGATCGCGTTCGTCGCGGGGGCGGCGCGGGCCGATGGGCCCGCGCGGCGGGGTCAGTGGTCGCCTTCGAGCCCGCCGATGTGCTTCTGCGCGTAGAGCTGCAGGCCGACCTGCTTGATCAGCTCGAGCTGCGTCTCGAGGAAGTCGACATGCCCCTCCTCGTCGGTCGCCAGCTCCTCGAACAGGTTCTTCGACACGCGGTCGTTGACGCTGTCGCAGTACTTGGCGGCCTCGAGATAGAGCGCGCGCGCCTCGAGCTCGGCGGCGAGGTCGGCCTCGATCACCTCGAGCACGTTCTGCCCGATGCGGAGCGGGTCGAGCTCCTGGAGGTTCGGGAAGCCCTCCAGGAAGATGATGCGCGTGACGAACTTGTCCGCATGCACCATCTCCTCGATCGACTCCTTGCGCCAATAGGCGGCGAGGTCCTTGTAGCCCCAATCGTCGAGCAGGCGGTAGTGGAGCCAGTACTGGTTCACCGCCGTCAGCTCGCTGCGCAGCCCCTTGTTCAGATACTCGATGACCTTGGTATCGCCTTTCATGGCTCGACCGCCTCTGTCTCTGTAATGGTTTAGAACGATTCCAAAAAGAGACCTAGCGGACTTGACCGCCCTTGGCAATGCCGGGAGGGCGCGCCTTCGGGTTAGTCCGTATGGAAGGCGGGCGTGGGAGAGGGCTCGGGTTCGCCGCTCGCGCGGGCGTTCACGCGACCTTCGCCTGGTGCATGCAGGCCGCGCCGCAGGTCTCGGTGCAGCCCTCGACCGCCGCCGCGGAGGCCTCGGCGAAGCTCGCGTTCATGATCTTGCGGATCGTCGTGGCGCAGCGCCCGCAGCGCGGCGCGCAGCCCAGGCAGCGATAGACCTGGGCCGGGGTGCGCGGGCAGGCGGCGTTCGACGCCATGCAGGCCTTGACTTGCGCGTCCGAAAGCACGTTGCAGGAGCAGACGATCATCGGGCTTCCAGTTTAGAGCGGTTCAAAACTGTGTTTGTTATCAAGTACTTAGCACGCCTCGCCGCGCCCTGGCAATACGTGTCGCCCCGTCGGGGTTCCCCCTGAGGCGCGACCGGTCGACGCCTCCTCCTGTGGTGATGCGGGACGATCGAGGGAGGACCGGCCCCGGCCTGTCCTGTTCGCCGGACCCGAACGGCATCGAATCGAGCCATGGACGGCATCGGACGCAGTCTGACCGGCGATACCCCGCTCGACGGCATGATCGCGGCGCGGGCGGCCGCACGCGCGCAGCGCCCGGCAGCGTGTGCTCGCGCGCGTCGACGCTCGCGCGGACGATACGGCGGAGATCGCCGTCATCGGCTCGCTCGCCCGCGGAGGGTTCGGACCGCACTCCGACGTCGACCTTCTCGTGCGCGGCCCCGTCGACACCGCGACGCGGGTGCGCGTCGAGCAGACGGTCGCCGCCGCCATGCGCGGCTCCGGCATTCCGGCGGACATCGTCTGTGCCTGCGACCTCACGCCCGAGCGGCTGAAGGAATTCGAGCATGATCTCGTCGAGCCGTCCCGCCTTCGCGAGGCGCTGCCCGCCCTTGTCGCGGGGATCGCCGCTCTCGAAGCCGATCCGACCGGCCGCGATCCGCTCTGACGCCGCAATGTCGTTTGCCCGTCGCATCCGCCGCGCTATAATCAAAGATCATGACCGCGACCGATCCCCCGCCGGGTTCCGAAGCACGGACCGCCGTCGACGACGGCTGGACGGTCGAGCGCCTGCGCCTCGCCGCGGAGGCGGCGCAGGTCGGCACGTTCGCGGGCGATCTCCTCACCGGCGCGCTCGACTGGTCTCCGCGCTGCCGGGCGATCTTCGGCGTCGGCGCGGATGTCGTGATCACGCGCGCGGATTTCGAGGCCCTCGTCCATCCCGACGACGCGGAACGAGTGGCGGAGGCGGTGCGGCGTGTGCGCGGACCGGAGGAGCCGGGCGCCTACGCGCTCGAGTTCCGGATCGTCCGGCCCGACGGCGAGACGCGCTGGGTCGAGTCGCGCGGGCGGGTCGTCTACGGCGAGGTGGAGGGCGCGCGACGGCCTCTGCGCTTCCTCGGGGCGGTGGTCGATATCACCGAGCGCAAGCGCTTCCAGGAGGAGCTCACCGAGGCGCTCGCCGTCAAGGAGGCGCTGCTCGAGGAGGTCAACCACCGCGTCAAGAACTCGCTGCAGCTCGTCACCTCGCTCTGCTCGCTCCAGGCGGGCCATGCCGTCGACGCGGGCGTGAAGCGGATTCTCGCCGAGGCGAGCCGCCGCATCGGCGTGATAGCCGCCGTGCACGAGCGGCTCTACGCCTCGCGGCGGCACGACCGCGTCGACGCCGCGGACCTGCTCGGAGGCCTCGCGACGGACACGGTGCGAGCGCTCGGCGACCCCGAGCGGATCGGCTTCTCCTTCGACGGGCCCCCGCGGCCGGCGACGCTCGCCATCGATCGCGCGGTGCCGACCGCGCTCATCGTCAACG comes from Salinarimonas sp. and encodes:
- a CDS encoding histidine kinase dimerization/phosphoacceptor domain -containing protein codes for the protein MTATDPPPGSEARTAVDDGWTVERLRLAAEAAQVGTFAGDLLTGALDWSPRCRAIFGVGADVVITRADFEALVHPDDAERVAEAVRRVRGPEEPGAYALEFRIVRPDGETRWVESRGRVVYGEVEGARRPLRFLGAVVDITERKRFQEELTEALAVKEALLEEVNHRVKNSLQLVTSLCSLQAGHAVDAGVKRILAEASRRIGVIAAVHERLYASRRHDRVDAADLLGGLATDTVRALGDPERIGFSFDGPPRPATLAIDRAVPTALIVNEMLINALKYAYPPPRTGTVRLVLADDGGGALRITVADDGVGLPEGYDPAESTGIGMRIVAALARQLGATLDVADAAPGARFTLALPPA
- a CDS encoding (2Fe-2S)-binding protein — translated: MIVCSCNVLSDAQVKACMASNAACPRTPAQVYRCLGCAPRCGRCATTIRKIMNASFAEASAAAVEGCTETCGAACMHQAKVA
- a CDS encoding nucleotidyltransferase domain-containing protein gives rise to the protein MLARVDARADDTAEIAVIGSLARGGFGPHSDVDLLVRGPVDTATRVRVEQTVAAAMRGSGIPADIVCACDLTPERLKEFEHDLVEPSRLREALPALVAGIAALEADPTGRDPL
- the bfr gene encoding bacterioferritin; translation: MKGDTKVIEYLNKGLRSELTAVNQYWLHYRLLDDWGYKDLAAYWRKESIEEMVHADKFVTRIIFLEGFPNLQELDPLRIGQNVLEVIEADLAAELEARALYLEAAKYCDSVNDRVSKNLFEELATDEEGHVDFLETQLELIKQVGLQLYAQKHIGGLEGDH